GCGGCCTCGACGAACGAACTCTTTAAATTCATTGGGCGGGCGAGGTCCTTTGGCGCCCCAGTACGCATACTCTCGCCCAATAAGCACCCGATCCGTTCTGTCTGTGTCGCGTTTTAGATTCCCACCACCATGCAGGCTATTCTCGTCACTGTGGAAGGAATGTTCTTGTATCCACTGACCAGTCGCTTCGTCATGGTGATAGATATTGTCGCCAAAGTTTAGCATCAGAGAGCCGCCCGTTCGCGGACGCTTTTTTTCGAACTCCGGTTCGTCCCAATAGTCATCGTAGCTCATGATTTCATCGACCATCATCCAGTAGATGATCTGGCCGCTAAGATCGTATTTGGCAGGGCCATAGCCGACGATCACATCACCGAGTTCAGCGCCCTTTCGGATGACCGGCTTGCAACACGCCAGCGTACAGACGTTGAAAAACGGATTAGGGGCGAAACCCTTGTCGTGGTCGATGACGTACCGGTACAGGCGCCGTGGTCGCTTATTCGCACTCATTGGGCTCAACCTCATTTGGGTCTGCTTTTTCACCATCGGGCGTAAGGAAGGCATGCTCACAGTCAGAGCCCAGTTCATCTTTCAGCTTTTGGGGGTCCCATGGAATTTGGGCCGTGCTGTACTTCGCCGCCGCCGGATGAATTCCGGTTTGAGCCTGGCCAGGAGCCCATAATCCAACAATGTTGCAGACACCCTCCTGAGCTGCGGCAAACGCAGTTTCGTTCAGTAGGTTGCTGACTTCATTGCTATCCGCCAAAATAAGGACAGCAGCATCGCGCTCGGTCATCGTGGCGAGATCGTCTGCACCAGTGACAATCTTTACCGTCGCAAGATCAATCTCGGCTGCGGACAATACCTGGAGGATGTCTGTATCAGTTAGCTTTCCATTCTCTGCTTGCGCCACAAATATGCGACGCTGATCGTTCTGGCTCATCGTGTAAGCCTCCTCATCGCGCCGTAGTGTGGTGTTGCCAGTT
This DNA window, taken from Qipengyuania seohaensis, encodes the following:
- a CDS encoding Nmad2 family putative nucleotide modification protein, with the translated sequence MSANKRPRRLYRYVIDHDKGFAPNPFFNVCTLACCKPVIRKGAELGDVIVGYGPAKYDLSGQIIYWMMVDEIMSYDDYWDEPEFEKKRPRTGGSLMLNFGDNIYHHDEATGQWIQEHSFHSDENSLHGGGNLKRDTDRTDRVLIGREYAYWGAKGPRPPNEFKEFVRRGRGQIYNVDCEAKKEAFIAWLQGIPDRGLIHDPADWSRDKKVRMLLDRKPVTC